In Phragmites australis chromosome 16, lpPhrAust1.1, whole genome shotgun sequence, one DNA window encodes the following:
- the LOC133895547 gene encoding ultraviolet-B receptor UVR8-like, which yields MAPPPRATAVLAWGSGEDGQLGMGGNEEKDWAHRVAALEPYAVTAVVAGSRNSLAICEDGRLFTWGWNQRGTLGHPPETKTESSPGLVDALAGVKIVQAAIGGWHCLAVDDKGRAYAWGGNEYGQCGEEPERKEDGTRALRRDIPIPQRCALKLTVRQVAAGGTHSVVLTQEGHVWTWGQPWPPGDIKQISTPVRVQGLEKVRVIAVGAFHNLALTEDGVLWAWGNNEYGQLGTGDTQPRSQPIRVEGLSGLSLVDIAAGGWHSTALTEEGEVYAWGRGEHGRLGFGDDKSSHMVPLKVQLLAGEDIVQVSCGGTHSVALTRDGRMFSYGRGDHGRLGYGRKVTTGHPMEVPIDLPPPKTSTGSDGQWQAKYVACGGRHTLAIAEWTEAHD from the exons ATGGCCCCCCCGCCCCGCGCCACCGCGGTCCTCGCATG GGGTTCGGGGGAGGACGGGCAGCTGGGCATGGGCGGGAACGAGGAGAAGGACTGGGCCCACCGCGTCGCCGCGCTGGAGCCCTACGCCGtcaccgccgtcgtcgccggcaGCCGCAACTCCCTCGCCATCTGCGAAGACGGCCGC CTCTTCACGTGGGGCTGGAACCAGCGCGGCACGCTCGGGCACCCGCCGGAGACCAAGACGGAGAGCTCACCGGGGCTCGTCGACGCCCTCGCCGGCGTCAAGATCGTCCAG GCGGCGATTGGCGGGTGGCATTGCCTCGCGGTGGACGACAAGGGCCGCGCGTACGCCTGGG GGGGAAACGAGTACGGGCAGTGTGGCGAGGAGCCTGAGAGGAAGGAGGATGGGACGAGGGCGCTCAGGAGGGACATCCCCATCCCGCAGCGGTGCGCGCTCAAGCTCACAGTCCGGCAA GTAGCTGCTGGAGGGACACACTCTGTTGTTTTGACACAAGAAGGTCACGTTTGGACATGGGGGCAACCATGGCCTCCTGGTGACAT CAAGCAAATATCTACACCTGTGCGTGTGCAAGGCCTTGAGAAAGTGAGGGTGATTGCTGTAGGTGCATTCCATAATTTGGCACTAACAGAGGATGGAGTTCTGTGGGCATGGGGTAACAATGAGTACGGTCAGCTGGGGACTGGAGATACCCAACCAAGATCACAGCCGATTCGTGTTGAAGGGCTATCTGGACTCTCACTG GTTGACATTGCTGCTGGAGGTTGGCATTCAACTGCATTGACTGAAGAGGGAGAG GTGTATGCTTGGGGGAGAGGAGAACACGGTAGGCTTGGATTTGGAGATGATAAGAGTAGTCACATGGTGCCCCTAAAGGTTCAGCTCCTAGCTGGAGAGGATATTGTTCAG GTATCTTGTGGAGGAACCCATTCAGTTGCGCTGACTCGAGATGGACGGATGTTTTCT TACGGGAGGGGTGATCACGGCCGTCTCGGCTACGGCAGGAAGGTGACGACGGGTCACCCCATGGAGGTGCCCATCGACCTGCCGCCGCCGAAGACCAGCACCGGCTCCGACGGCCAGTGGCAGGCCAAGTACGTGGCCTGCGGCGGGCGGCACACCCTGGCCATCGCGGAATGGACCGAGGCGCACGACTGA
- the LOC133896466 gene encoding uncharacterized protein LOC133896466, whose protein sequence is MRKPIWCKMQCKWNNQWMTLMCQMGKQSSSQNPFCTEQPNSNDEKDLRGVKADQQLLPLNCKQCNSNGAGLSNMGNTCFLNATLQYITRRVPLSLNISSTDHSTPRLSAYVWVISDNYFLLLEK, encoded by the exons ATGAGGAAGCCAATTTGGTGcaagatgcaatgcaaatggaACAATCAATG GATGACTCTAATGTGCCAGATGGGGAAGCAAAGCAGCAGCCAAAACCCCTTTTGCACAGAGCAGCCCAATTCAAAT GATGAAAAGGATTTAAGGGGTGTCAAAGCTGATCAGCAATTGCTGCCCCTTAATTGCAAGCAGTGCAACTCCAAT GGAGCTGGTCTAAGCAATATGGGCAACACATGCTTCCTAAATGCAACTCTTCAGTACATCACTCGTAGGGTCCCACTATCTCTTAATATTTCCTCAACTGATCATTCCACTCCACGCTTATCAGCTTATGTATGGGTAATTtctgataattattttttattgcttGAAAAATGA